CGAGGCGCGTGGAATACTTGTTCCAAATGAGCGCCGCGTGAAGCTCGGTTAGCGGCCTAGTGACTACTTTTTCGTGGACACAACGCTGACTGCATGTGCCTTGCATGATCGGCAACATCAATACCTAAATCGGTGAGATAGCCGCCATCTGATTGGGTAATAAGTCCCTTGGCGTAGAGTCTTGATGCAGCGTTTACCATAGTTTGGCTCGCGTCGTGATGAATCTTTAAACCTTGAAGCAGGCTATCGGTTGGAAACTTAAGTAATAGGTTTAACTCGTCGAGCATGTCCTGATCGAATATCGTCATATAACCACCTTAGGCAAAGGGTTAACAATTAGCGCACATTAGGCGTGCTACGCTATGAGAATTTTTTATCTTACTTGTTGCCACACTTCCTATATCACACCCAATTGCATGCGCTGTAAAGCGTAATTTTTGTCTGTAAAACGTTTAATCTGGTTTTCACACCGCGAACTGATCGGAGTTTCATTCAAAATAGTATATTCTTGCCGTAATTAAAGTTTGTGGAAAAGCCAGCCCAATGAAGTACAAAGATTTACGCGACTTTATTCGCCAGTTAGAAGCAAAAGGCGAATTAGTGCGCATAAAGCAAGCCATTGATACTGACCTTGAGATGACAGAAATAGCTGATCGCACCTTGCGAGCAGGCGGTCCTGCGCTGTTATTTGAGAACCCGAAAAATCACAATATGCCTGTATTGGCTAATTTATTTGGTACACCAGAGCGTGTTGCCATGGGCATGGGGCAAGATTCAGTTGAGTCACTTCGCGAAGTTGGCAAATTGCTGGCCTACTTAAAAGAGCCAGAACCCCCAAAGGGCTTGAAAGATTTATGGGAAAAGCTTCCCGTATTTAAGCAGGTGCTAAATATGCCTGCCAAAGTACTCAAAAAAGCGCCCTGCCAAGAAGTAGTGCTAACGGGCGATGACGTTGACTTGTCAAAAATTCCGGTTCAGCGCTGCTGGCCGGGAGACGCAGCGCCACTCGTAACATGGGGCTTGAGTGTCACAAAAGGACCTCACAAAAAACGCCAGAATTTAGGCATTTATCGCCAGCAAGTCATCGGTAAGAATAAACTCATCATGCGCTGGTTATCACATAGAGGCGGTGCGTTAGATTTTCGCGAATGGTGCCAAACTCATCCGGGCGAACCTTACCCTGTTTCTGTTGCACTAGGTGCAGATCCTGCCACAATCTTAGGTGCTGTTACGCCTGTTCCCGATACGCTATCTGAATATGCGTTTGCAGGCTTATTGCGAGGTGACAAAACAGAGGTTGTTAAATCAATAAGCAACGATTTACAGGTACCGGCCAGCGCAGAGATTGTGCTTGAAGGTTACATTGCGCAAGATGAAACTGCCCCAGAAGGACCATATGGCGATCACACAGGTTATTACAACGAAGTTGATGACTTCCCAGTATTTACAGTAACCCACATTACACATCGTAAAGATCCTATTTATCACTCTACCTACACTGGTCGTCCACCGGATGAGCCTGCCATTTTAGGCGTGGCGCTAAACGAAGTGTTTGTGCCTATCTTGCAAAAGCAGTTCCCAGAAATTGTAGACTTCTATCTACCGCCTGAAGGTTGCT
The DNA window shown above is from Alteromonas sp. KC3 and carries:
- a CDS encoding TIGR02647 family protein; the encoded protein is MTIFDQDMLDELNLLLKFPTDSLLQGLKIHHDASQTMVNAASRLYAKGLITQSDGGYLTDLGIDVADHARHMQSALCPRKSSH
- the ubiD gene encoding 4-hydroxy-3-polyprenylbenzoate decarboxylase; the protein is MKYKDLRDFIRQLEAKGELVRIKQAIDTDLEMTEIADRTLRAGGPALLFENPKNHNMPVLANLFGTPERVAMGMGQDSVESLREVGKLLAYLKEPEPPKGLKDLWEKLPVFKQVLNMPAKVLKKAPCQEVVLTGDDVDLSKIPVQRCWPGDAAPLVTWGLSVTKGPHKKRQNLGIYRQQVIGKNKLIMRWLSHRGGALDFREWCQTHPGEPYPVSVALGADPATILGAVTPVPDTLSEYAFAGLLRGDKTEVVKSISNDLQVPASAEIVLEGYIAQDETAPEGPYGDHTGYYNEVDDFPVFTVTHITHRKDPIYHSTYTGRPPDEPAILGVALNEVFVPILQKQFPEIVDFYLPPEGCSYRMAVVTMKKQYPGHAKRVMMGVWSFLRQFMYTKFVIVCDDDVNARDWNDVIWAITTRMDPARDTVMIENTPIDYLDFASPVSGLGSKMGMDATNKMPGETDREWGVPIVMDEDVKKRVDDIWDELGIM